A genomic region of Papaver somniferum cultivar HN1 chromosome 7, ASM357369v1, whole genome shotgun sequence contains the following coding sequences:
- the LOC113299209 gene encoding UDP-glucose 4-epimerase GEPI48-like, whose product MSKNILVTGGAGYIGSHTVLQLLLSGFKTTVIDNLDNASQIAINRVTELAAEFGSNLDFHQIDLRDKPALERLFASNNFDAVIHFAGLKAVGESVQKPLLYYNNNIIGTVNLLEVMGAHGCKKLVFSSSATVYGWPKEVPCTEEFPLCAANPYGRTKLFIEEICRDVYRADSDWNIILLRYFNPVGAHPSGNIGEDPRGVPNNLMPFVQQVAVGRRPALTVYGNDYSTKDGTGVRDYIHVMDLSDGHIAALNKLEDSNTGCEVYNLGTGKGTSVLEMVSAFEKASGKKIPLVIAPRRPGDAEVVYGSTDKAKGELRWEAKYGVDEMCRDQWNWASKNPWGYGPPDTTD is encoded by the exons ATGTCGAAGAACATATTAGTAACTGGCGGTGCTGGTTACATCGGTAGTCATACTGTTCTTCAATTATTACTCAGTGGATTTAAAACTACTGTTATTGATAATCTTGATAATGCTTCTCAAATTGCAATTAATAGAGTCACGGAATTAGCTGCTGAATTCGGCTCCAATTTGGATTTTCATCAG ATTGATCTTCGGGACAAGCCAGCTCTAGAGAGACTTTTTGCCTCAAACAA TTTTGATGCTGTAATTCACTTTGCTGGACTAAAAGCTGTTGGGGAAAGTGTCCAGAAACCGTTGCTTTACTACAATAACAACATCATAGGCACAGTAAATCTTCTGGAAGTCATGGGTGCTCATGGGTGCAAAAAG CTTGTTTTCTCTTCGTCTGCTACTGTTTATGGATGGCCAAAGGAAGTACCTTGTACTGAAGAGTTTCCATTATGTGCAGCAAATCCTTATGGACGAACAAAG CTATTCATTGAAGAGATATGTCGTGATGTGTACCGCGCAGACTCTGACTGGAATATCATATTACTTAGATATTTCAACCCAGTTGGAGCTCACCCAAGTGGCAATATAGGTGAAGATCCTCGTGGAGTTCCAAATAATCTTATGCCCTTCGTACAACAAGTTGCTGTAGGCAGGCGACCTGCATTAACTGTATATGGGAATGATTATTCGACAAAGGATGGAACTGGG GTACGTGATTACATTCATGTTATGGATCTGTCAGATGGACACATCGCTGCATTGAACAAGCTAGAGGACAGTAACACAG GTTGTGAAGTCTATAACTTAGGAACTGGGAAAGGAACTTCAGTCTTGGAGATGGTTTCTGCCTTTGAGAAGGCCTCTGGAAAG AAAATTCCTTTGGTAATTGCACCAAGAAGACCGGGTGATGCTGAGGTCGTTTATGGATCAACAGATAAGGCAAAGGGCGAGCTGAGATGGGA GGCGAAATATGGGGTTGATGAGATGTGTCGGGATCAATGGAACTGGGCTAGCAAGAACCCTTGGGGCTATGGACCTCCAGATACGACAGATTAG